Below is a window of Pagrus major chromosome 21, Pma_NU_1.0 DNA.
gcttaacttgtacgcgacagcctcaccgctaccatgtacaacccgaaagccgagcactgctgctctgtcgtcggatgcactgatcctcctgtttcgctacatggcctccctatcaaagaggatatcagagcgaagcggctacattttatttatcagggaaacgtcccagcttcagtgagctaAAGCGttatggtctgtgccagtcacttcacgccggactgcttcagcaaccagggtcaggactggacgctggactggcaacaagattgtcccttaaaagatggatccatacccactgtcaatgatggaactgtaagtatttaaaaaacagtgtagtttgtgttactttggccgtttagcacatgagctaacgctaaccgtcgatgtaaatatgaggctaacgtgaagttatcaacgttgggcttactggccgtaggattcacgatttgtcatatcagcactcttttaaaacatgacagtgaattgagaaaatgaattaggatattgagattttgtcgcttctaaccggccggtgaaccactgctcggccgtaaacaagcagaggagattctATGAAAtcgtctcggttgttagcggagGGTGGgctgctgttcctccgtgaacaagcagaggagacggggtgaaatgtctcggttgttagcggacggtgaggtactgttcctccgtgaacaagcagaggagacggggtgaaatgtctcggttgttagcggacggtgagctacaattcattagcatgttgtgctaaaggacagtgacctgcacgttacctgcagtaaagcaatcactactttgttttggagccggagacaggggttagctgctacatgtctgctgtgctactatcagttatatgcaggcatggacacagaaaagttgcttcgcaaatgtgtatagctcgttgccatggtcacgcgatgccgtcctcacgtcttccgcccggcaggaagaggtgggcggcgcacgcagtagctcattagcattaaagggaaaggcactcaaaccagccgcttaaaacagggctgtgaaactggtgtgtaaacacccctgctgtgctcaatccttcgtttttttcgaccaaagcatgtgaCTTTCATTCCATctagacatcaaggaaccatgtcaacaagcagaaatgagcataatatgtcacctttaaaacttaaaactaaaacttgaAGCTTGAGGGGAGAAGCGGCGAACAGACAGCGCCAGcgtcctctctccccctctgtttGCAAAGATCTGAAGGTCATGACAATATCAGCTGCCTTCATTTACCTAAGTCACCTTAGACATCATCACAACAGTTGCCCCCCTGAGAGATTTGGCAGGAGCTGCCactggagctggtggagctgtcAGAGTCAGGAAAACAAGAGGTTACAGAACCGCAGCCACAGGAGACTGATTCAGCACAGGAACTggagacagctgcagctcagctcagacagGTTGCTGCAGAACAGGAACAGAGGACTGCTGCAAGGCAGAGCAGGAGGCCGGCAGCTGGAGGTCTGGACGGGTATCAGGAAAGACCGCTGGTCCGGCTCTGGAGCAAGTCTGCTGACTCGCCGACAAGGAAGCGGGAACAGGTGTCGACTGGGCCACCAACTGAGGACCAGGAACTGGTGGACCTGCTGGTGGAgctagataaaaagtcaaaatcaacaaagtcaatgaatgaagttcatcctctggggaccaagaatgtctgtagaaaatgtcatgtcagtccatccatccatcctttggTCCAGGTCCAATCCATGTGGACTAAAGTAGTGGAGCGACAGACATCAGCATCCATAGAGCAACACTGCTAGTGTGtctaaaaagacaataaaagaagagacagtCATGTTGATATGaacattagagaaacacatCATGGAGCTGAAATATGATCCTGCTTCATCATTTGGACTCGTTCACCTCAGCCGACACGTTCAACAGCACACAGGTTTTTGTATTACGCTGTTTCACTGTGGGAGGATGGTGGTCTACATACTACTACCTTGCCTTTCTCTCTGgaactaaactgtttgtaacagGTAAGAATAAAGcttcattttccttcagttgttttattgaacaagttgaaaatgtgtttttaatgagtttctgctgcttcaggctTTACATGTTAGTTTGTTCATAATTAGTAGAGAATTCTTGCAGCCATGCAGCTATTGTTACATAAAAAGGTTCATAACTcctgaaaagatgtttaaatcTCACTGCACAACTGAAGTTCTTCTTAATTCTGCAGGAGATCAAACTGATTCatatagaaaaagtttgatATTGACAATgttacaaatatacagtatttgatccTCTCAGTAATTCAGCACCAtctcttgtttttataaaacatcatatatgatattaaacatcatttaatatatgtaaggaaatgtatttgaaaaacatataactttaaatatgttgtATAGGATAATTAATAAGTCTTTATTAAATGGTCAAACTGACCTCATGacaattgtattttatatgatgGTACATATGTCTTTTAGTGTgagatatatttatacatgaagacaaacagacactgaatatgatatatatatatatatatatatatatatatatatatatatatatatatatataatataacatgCGTATTATACTAAAATGTaacaaacatttgataaaataatatagtATGTTATACAGTGGCacatgaaatatgtattttttatggtgATTGacctttaaataatttatatataataataaatatattaattaataatttcatgtataatttaaacaacaaaaaagaataaTGTCAAACCTAATTTCAAAtacttaaaagtaaatgtattagCAGCACTTGATGATAATATTGTGTACGACAGTATGTCGTACACAATATTATGCAGATGGCACCTTaagtggcagcctctgccatcagaaagGGTGATGAGCTGGCAACCCGTCCATAGAgtaactgggattggctccagcaACCCCCGCAACCCACGGGGGATAAGAGGGGggtaacatccccgcgaccctcacggagaaagcagcagataatgagatgagatgagacatttaatttaatcatatGTGAAGTTCCTGTAAAGGATCAATAAATTCTTACCATTCTTCATATTATATTACAAAGCAGTCGTTATTCATATTTGACATATCTGAACATATCATTGTAattgtgtataaatgtaaaaatactgaaaaaacattatgatATTATTGATGtactgacttgtttttctttagcgGCTGGACTAAAGTACACGGTGGTAAATCTGTCATATGTTAGACATGTAGtaataactttaaaaagtatttcatGTGAAggtaaatatgtattttattgtgaatATATATTAACTTAATATTTAAAGAAACTTTTGAATTTtgcaaaagaacattttcataattatatcatattttatatcattaaacGAACAAAGTTTTACCTTTTATattaaattacatctttttttacattaatcaTATGAAAACATGTATCTGTTAATGTGTATTAAgtgtaaatatttatgaaaaacatgaagttcaagattttttcaaaatatttataatatgtggtggatattgtaaacattaaaatggcagCGCGTACTAAACTTGAGGGTAAATATGTCCTTTGTTATAAGATGTCTTTTATCATGATACACATGAAGATTTTCCATTGTATGAAAATATGATgtcatattattattagtaaacgtcataataatgatgaatgtgcacattgaaagaaagaagtgcTGAACACATAATGTTGTTTGTCCCCATATAACatatgatgacatgacatgatgagtgtgtttgatgtgcaggTGAATCCAGTCTATGTGTTGGACTTTGTGCTGTATTGATGAGTAGTTTAGTGATCAGAGTCCATGTAGTTTGCAGGATCACACTGAATGCAGTGCAGTGCTGTAAGCTGCTGTTgactgtgtcaatgtgtgtctgtgctgcttgttGCTGTTGTCAAACTTCAGAGCAGGTAGTGAAGCCCGTGGTGAGCGTGTACCCAGCAGCATCCAGAGCCCACCTGGAGGGGAAGagctccctgctgtgtgtggccTCAGCCATGTCTCCTCCTCTGGTCCGGTTCTCCTGGAACAGACGAAAGGAGAATGAGGAGAAGTGGCTCCCTgctgagggagagcagctggagctcaGAAAGTCGGGATGCATCGCCACCATCTTGCCACTTGATCAGGACGCTCTCAACACGTATGAATACCGCTGCTCCGTCCAGCACGAGGGGGGCACAGTGGAGGCCCAAATAGAACAAGGTAATGAAGGCTTGGTGACTGTGTTCAGCAGTGATTCAGCTTCATGTGGAGACGCTGTCAAAGAGGGCAGAGGACCAGAggactgacattttcttttggcctcctcttctgtttcagagGTCGCAGCTCAGGCCGGCTCTTGGCATAGGCCATATAGGCGCTCTCCTCAAGCACCACATGCTGGAGGGGTGCCAATAATTTGCTCCGCCCATTCACTCATGTTCTGCcttgacagaaagaaagaaagaaagaaagaaagaaagaaagaaagaaagaaagaaagaaagagtcaTTTGGCTCTGGCCTTGACTCTGGCCTCTACTTGGGGTGCTGTGTCCCGTGAGCACTGACTACTGACTGTGCTGCACATTGAAAGTGGGGGATGGGTTACCGATGTGGATctcaggtcagagagagagagtgacaggcCTGATAATAAAGCTATGTCAGCTGCTAAGGATGTTTATGAATCATCTGAATGTCAAGCCTGTTAACTTATCTGgtcaactgctgctgctgtttcctgttcctcctcctccctagAATGTTTGATCACTACGGACAAATAGTTACACATATTGTTTGGCATGTGTAACTATTTAATTGAAGTGCAACCTCTTTTACTTTCCCTTATGCATAATCACAAGTAGGTAATAATGTGTTATGTTGACCCACTGGTACAAGTAGCagtgtgcaggctgcagcagttgtttgtccttctctgtctgctgcagctacatgtttgtacagtaataatCAGACTAATTGACTCTAATCTGCCATCTACCCCACTCACTGAAGCATCGgataattataaaaaatgtgGTCTCTGATACACtgctgtgttattattatttttattgttgttatttttattataactgAATATTACAGTTAAACCCTATTACTATTTGAATACAGGTCTTAGTCAAATGAAATAAAGCTTATTTGTACAGTGCCTACTTTATATGAAGCAGAATGACACAACAGACTTAATGCAGTGGTGTAACAGtatggatgtactgtatgtttgaatacAGCTGCAGTTCAGACAAcaagcagcagcaccaccacatCCAGCAAACCACCTACCTCCAGCGAAATGCAGCCTGAAGCAGGTGAGTAATAATTATATGTTACTGTGGGCATTGTCTCCATTACATAAAATCATTAACAGATTCACAGAATGTAAGAAAATCTCTGTACACAAGGGACAAGGCTGAAAACCAATACTGGAGGGCCATGATGTTCAGGCCTCAGATGGCActgcattaaaaacagacacaattcTGTAGTGAAAATCATTACGTCTCTGATGTACTGCTATGTTGTCATTActagtattattattatgattatttttatttattattattagtagtagtattaataataataataataataataataataataataatgtttttattattattacttaatGTTACAGTTAAACCTTGTTACTAATTAAATACAGGTCttagtcaaattaaataaagcttatttGTACAGTGCCTACTTTATTTGAAGTAGAATGACACAACAGACTTAATGCAGTGGTGTAACAGtatggatgtactgtatgttttaataCAGCTGCAAGTAAGACAACAAGCAGCATCACCACATCCAGCAAATCACCCACCTCCAGCGAAACTCAGCCTGAAGCAGGTGAGTTCTTCAAGTACAAAGACCATCACTGACCATAGCACCATTCTGAAGAAAtttactttgtctgtctgtctgtctgtcagtgtccttCCAGTTTCAGTGCAgggtgaagctgctctgtgtgctctACACAGTGCTGATAGTGAAGAGTCTGGTGTACTGCTGTGGACTCTCTCGGCTGATGAGCCTCTGAAACAAGGGACCGTCCACCAACTGCACAcatgctgactgactgttttctgcTCGCCTTTTCTCAACATCAAATCTCATCAGTTCATCTCATTGATCACTTTGATCAGCAGTCACAAATGtcagttttcatgttttgtggttggttgtaaaatgtatctttttatgCACAGGTTAGATACAGTCATCctacatatataaatacatatatacacatatatatttgcAGTGACTGAGTATAAATTCTGTGGTATAGTGTTATTTTCCCCCTCGAGTTTATTTCCACTTTGAATTGTGACTTGTataataacagaaaatgaagcTGAATCATTAGCTGTCTGCtagatatttgattgttttagtatttttctcttcttgtctttctttttatacattatgCAGAGTGTGGCAGCTTTGTTGAATTCTCTCAGTGTAACATTctcaataaagtgaaaaatcacagtgtgtgttttagaaACAGCCTTGTTTTTATGGACTTCAGTTTGGCTTCAGAGCAACAGTCAGAAACAAAATCAACTTCATGGACCATGTATGTTGACACCTACAAGTCATTTGACTCTGGTTGTAAGTAGCTGTCAATATactttcacacagcagcaagaACAGATGTACAGGAAGATGTGAATATAAGCATACAGCTgaacaaggacaacaaagctaaagaaagagaagtgaaCAGAAACATATAGCTATTATGTACAAGTCAGTAGGTGAGGCTGTGCCACCAGGTTCAGTGCTGAGCCCATTTTATAATTATGTCAGTGTTGATGTAAAACTCtacgctgatgacactgttgtttgcatgaacaaacagcagagcgaGCTGCTTTGAAGCTACAACTGCTATAAAatgatcacacagcagcttcatcagTCTGCCTCCAGTTTGAATGTTGGCTAAATGAtggctgtgtttatttttcatcacccaataaaatgtcatttcgCTCTTATAGCTTCATCGAGATGAAATGGATTGGTATAGTTTCTGATTATACATCaactaaaatgtatatttatgttaCACATTTCAAGATTGAATCACGAAATgcttcacaaagaaaaacaaaatgtatgaatCATAAAGTAAATATGACATCATTTACTCacattataaacatttatataaaaacaaaaaaatgacaaatgataaATTGTCTTTGTATTGATGTTGTTAAAAATACGCACACTATGATCCTTTCCCACATGTCTtaatatgttgtgttatgttccAAGTTGGGGGCCAGCTGCAGAAACTCAGTAGTAAAAGTAAGAATAAGTAAAAAGTCTGATACAATCAATCATTATTGAATGATActtatcaataataattaataaccAGGACGTTGTTTGTAATTTAGCTAAACTTGGAGTAAAAGCTTCACCTGAACCTCCTGAGatgtatttgatttaaaattgatCCTTGAAGCAGTTTTGCGTCTCGTCTCCACCAGCTGAGCAGCAAAAGCAGAACAACAGCGCCATCCTCAGCTTGTTATCAGTGTTTACACCAGAATCATTCAGCGTGTTTTGACGGCAgtcacacaccatcacacaatACATGAGTGAAGTTGTGTTTGTAAGTCAGAGGAAAACAGCCATGAAGCTTAAAAACAGGCTTCATGCCACAATAATGTGTCACATAAGGAGCGGTGTGAGTGAGGCACAGACAGCTGCACTGATACAAACTGAAGCTCGAAGGTGACTGACAGGAGATCAGTGGCTCAGTGGGGTTAACCAGGTGAACTGTTTGAAACTGACCACTGACTGAGACGGACACTCGACTCTGACggctctgacagcagctttCTGATCAGCTGGAACCTCATTACGAGACCTGAGGTGAACCAACATGGACGCTCCACTTCTGcttcataaacacaaacagatttatatttttcaaCAACAAGATGActtgtttgtctctgtggtttgtgtttctgtctgagtgGTTTGTGTTCTGTCGCTCTGATCGGTGAGAACAGATGAACGacatgtttctgtaaatgttacAGTCGTGGAGTCGCTGCTTCAAATCCTCTCGTGGTCATTTAAACACTTTGAGGGCCAAACGTTTGAATTTGtctgaaattgtattttttagaGAGAAGAAATTTATGAGAGGATGGAAGATTTcataaacatcaacatttaacaattgtttcttttttttagctgcaaaaacaatttaatgagaaaagaaacaagaaagtCAAACAATTATTAATCATGATGTACAGATCATGTatcattatatataataatgatatattactacacattattatatatatatatcaacagtttgattaaattgtgttttagtattatttaataattaacTATGAAACAAgttaaatgtgagaaaatgaatgacaaatatacagtatatgtggaCTTTGCTCCGTTCATCAAAACAAGCTGAAGGATATTTCACTGGATGTTTCTGTAGTTTTGCATATAAAGCACAAGTTTTtatatgtttgttgttgtattcactgaatatttaaaaactatgCCTTTTCTGTGTGTAATTAATCTATTCTCAGTATTATTTATATGATGGTGTGTTTGTCTCCCAGGTGAATAAGACAGATGAAAGCTGAGACAGTGAGTACTGAGCGCTGAAATCAAACTGAAGTTACTGGAATTATTCTTTAACCAGAGTCCGTGGTTGTAACTGTCATTGTGTTGTTCATGTGAACAAGTGCAGCTGACGGTGAGAaggctgcagagcagaaacCCACACAGCCTGTCTGCTGCAGGAAGGAAGTGCTGGTTGGCTCTCAACAGTTTTTTATGAGTCCTAATAACCACTGAGAACAGATtcacatctgctgctgtacacACTCATcaactcctctccctctctggtctggtttgtcttttctcttgttgtcTGGAAGCCTTTTTTCCACTGAGCCCTCCACCCACACAAAGTTGAACTGAGCCCAGAGACCAACAGTGACCCCCCACCTGGAGCTCACGTCCATGGACTTTATTCATGGTGATTTTAGCCATCAAAGCTTCACTTTACAGTTCACACTTGGTGTTGATGAGAGCCAACAAGTCCTCATAGAAAACTGACAAAAGGCTTCTTTGTCAGCGGCctccaaaacaacacatctgagtgttttctgatctgacgCCTCAGTGGTTCATGTCTGGTGAGGATGTGTCTGTTACACTATCTGGTTGGAGGAGCTCGTTCATGCAAACACATTCTTGTTCATGTTCAGCAGCTCAAAGAGCTTTTTGATCAAATAGTCCAAGAAGTGAGGAGCTCCAGGAGCTAGACTCAGGAACTGAATCAGGAGCTTTAGTCTGTTCCTGTCAGCattttcacagcacaaacaactgtcaaataaaggctttaaacacagaagctgtgctgtgatgtcattatttacactcacttattactgatgcatttcaTGAGtcagttttcctgtttgttacagtcgagcaaactgagagaggtcaacctaacaaacacagacaggaaactaAAAGAAATGAGACTGAAGACTAAAATCAACTCCACTGTTCAACTTGAGAACAAAATTCACTGACTCATCCTGAATGTTCTGAGATGGTTCAAGTTAATACTATAGCAACACCATGTGacagtgtttgtatgtgtctcactttatttctgtttctatgtttttatatgctcatgaataaatatgatatttagatcaaatattcagtttgGATGAAGAATGGTTTGATTTGTGTTCACCACCTGTTCAGAATATTAGAAAATATTTCCTTCACACAGGAAATGACACCACCTTAAATATTCTGTGAGGTTACTCTGCAGACTAGTTTATAATGTAATGTGTTCATATTATTTTCTTAGAgtttattatgtgttttctaTAACTTTGTCATATCTTAACATTATTTAGGTGGAGGCCTCAGATCAGCCCTCTGGGTTTTCTGCCTCTTCCTgcactgtttattattatttttaaattgtgcaaaataaaactgaaacgtctcaagaaaacactgatatgAATCCAGGTGAGATGTTGAAGGTACAAATATAAAATTCTCCTCTTTTTAATAACATCCATATCAAAGATGTTCAATGAAATGATTCACAGTTTGTCTCAtcgagaaaagaaaaggcacaAAAGTGTTTCAGgttattttaataaaactggGCATTGAATCAAAGAATAAGACAAAGAGACAATCATAAAGAATAAAAGTACtactgttaataataataaaaataagaatgtaTGAATAAAGAAATTGTGAGCGTTCTACATCCGAGTTGAGTGACCATCAAAAGTCAGCGCTCCACTCGGTCGCCTGCATCAGGGCCGAGCTTATTTGTGCACCGTGTTGCTGCCTTTCATCAGCCCGGCGCCTGCAGgtttcttctgttgtttgtctGAACTGAACCCTTCATATCCGAGCACCTCTGTACACCTTCACCAAGtcccatttcatttcatcagggACTGAAGAGGCAGTAAAAGAAGtatgtttcagtttcattgtcccctgaagaggcattttttaatcattacccAAGTATTAGTGACCTTTCCCCATAATTATATACACGACTCAACATGAGTCAGGGATGTTgggatattttactgtttcacttgactgtttattctgtgacatatctgagtttttattttgtgttttgtgaaaatctttGGTCCCCAGAAATAATGCAATATTCCAGAATCCAGCTCTGGAAATATACTGTTGGGTAAACTATATATACCTCTATCCCAACATCCCTCACTAATGTTGagcagtgtgtatttgtggtttgggctgttttcagtctttttcctGCCAGTACCACCACAACACTTTTCTTCATCTGATCTGTATCATCAACATTTGTTCTCTCTGTAACCGGTGGGGGCGAGCGTTGTCTGCGTTGTGTTTTGATGAAGAGGTCCAGACCAGGATATCTTTGGAGGAGATCTCCATTTATTCTGACAACAGGTGAATAACAAAAATCCTCCGCTCAATTTTGCCCTTAAACTAGAGCTGCTACACAAATTAAATgatacagaaacatttcagcATATTCACGATAAGTTTAAGATGACAATCAAACTTGTAATAGCGTGGctaacacacagaaatgtcagACAATAATGCAGCTCACCTCTCCTGTGAAGCACAACAGCACAAAGGGGAGAGGCTAACGTGGGAAACATAATATATAGGGGGACCCACTAAAATGAACGTAGGGGTTCAGGACCTGAGTCTGAAACGTTCCTCATATCGACTCTGGAGGCCTCACATGTCAGCTGAACTATTAACTGTTAAC
It encodes the following:
- the LOC141017110 gene encoding immunoglobulin lambda-1 light chain-like, with translation MAAQLIQDDLTLTRRVDGDVSFSCRTDQCRYNSRFHPEWYQKKDTGTFTRILYFDKNSCNIEHRDNHPQKNDFSVVKNQNGCQLKIQKVKLLHSATYYCYCQKRWWSTYYYLAFLSGTKLFVTEQVVKPVVSVYPAASRAHLEGKSSLLCVASAMSPPLVRFSWNRRKENEEKWLPAEGEQLELRKSGCIATILPLDQDALNTYEYRCSVQHEGGTVEAQIEQAAVQTTSSSTTTSSKPPTSSEMQPEAAASKTTSSITTSSKSPTSSETQPEAVSFQFQCRVKLLCVLYTVLIVKSLVYCCGLSRLMSL